In Triplophysa dalaica isolate WHDGS20190420 unplaced genomic scaffold, ASM1584641v1 Contig5, whole genome shotgun sequence, the following proteins share a genomic window:
- the LOC130416979 gene encoding zinc finger BED domain-containing protein 5-like — protein MEKFLVRTNKPTDAPPAAKKLRRYDEAYLQFGFTVTADLRPQCVVCAEVLANDSMKPCKLKRHLETKHPGIKNKPAEYFKRKLDGLHQQQATISVHSTVSKQCLEASYVVAKRIGKLGKPHTIAETLILPAAQDMCRIMIGDSAAAKLGAVPLSNDTVARRIVDMSNDIREQLIEFVKKSPYYALQLDESTDIAGQAQLLTYVRYLRDKAIEEDVLFCRPLQLHTTGEAIFNVLNIFILENGLAWDRCVGLCTDGAQAMTGRERGLAARVQQVAPLVKWTHCMVHREALAAKKMPVLFDSVLNQSVKMINLIKSRPLNSRLFGVLCQEMGSGHEQLLLHTEVRWLSRGRVLQRLYELREEVKWFLTEIKSDLAKHLDDTMWLASLSYLVDIFDRLNGLNLSLQGRGTHILILADKVHAFTQKLDLWHGRISQGNCDMFPSLADFINDAGTSHDFSSLFQSASEHLSAMRKQFATYFKEDYRSFAWVRDPFVCTANELSIDMQEQLIELKSDSRLKELFNSCPLSSFWAALMQEYPELCDVAMKILLPFASTYLCEAGFSKMTALKTKYRNRAQIEDDLRLCLSNIEPRIGDLCKAKQAQVSH, from the coding sequence atggagaaatttcTTGTGCGGACCAACAAGCCAACCGACGCACCACCAGCTGCAAAAAAGCTTAGAAGGTACGATGAAGCATACCTGCAGTTTGGGTTTACAGTTACGGCTGATCTGAGACctcagtgtgtcgtgtgtgccGAGGTGCTGGCAAACGACAGTATGAAGCCCTGCAAATTAAAAAGGCACCTCGAAACAAAGCATCCTGGCATTAAAAATAAGCcagctgaatattttaaaagaaagcttgaTGGCCTCCATCAGCAACAGGCAACCATTTCAGTGCACAGCACTGTGTCTAAACAGTGTTTGGAGGCATCGTATGTAGTGGCCAAAAGAATCGGTAAACTGGGTAAACCGCATACAATCGCAGAGACTCTCATTTTGCCGGCAGCGCAAGACATGTGCAGAATAATGATAGGCGATAGTGCAGCAGCCAAACTCGGTGCAGTACCACTGTCCAATGACACAGTCGCTAGGAGAATTGTAGACATGTCCAATGATATCAGAGAGCAACTGATCGAGTTTGTAAAAAAGAGTCCTTACTACGCGCTGCAGCTGGACGAATCCACTGATATTGCTGGGCAGGCACAGCTCCTCACCTATGTCAGGTATCTACGGGACAAGGCGATTGAGGAGGATGTACTGTTTTGCCGGCCTCTTCAGTTGCACACTACAGGAGAAGCCATTTTCAATgtccttaatatttttatccttGAAAATGGTTTGGCTTGGGACCGATGCGTTGGCCTATGCACGGATGGTGCGCAGGCAATGACGGGGCGTGAGCGTGGCCTAGCTGCTCGAGTTCAGCAAGTAGCTCCACTTGTGAAATGGACACATTGCATGGTCCATCGCGAAGCACTAGCTGCTAAAAAAATGCCGGTTCTTTTTGACTCCGTGCTGAACCAATCcgtgaaaatgataaatcttaTCAAATCACGGCCGTTAAACTCTCGCTTGTTTGGGGTCCTCTGCCAGGAGATGGGGTCAGGGCACGAACAGCTGCTTCTGCACACTGAAGTTCGCTGGCTCTCCAGGGGGCGGGTGCTACAGCGGTTGTATGAGCTTCGagaggaggtgaagtggtttttgacagaaatcaaatcagatCTGGCGAAGCATCTGGATGACACTATGTGGCTTGCGTCTCTGTCCTATTTGGTCGATATATTTGACCGCTTGAATGGCCTCAACCTGTCTTTGCAAGGCCGCGGAACTCATATTTTGATCCTTGCAGACAAAGTGCACGCCTTCACACAAAAACTAGACCTCTGGCATGGCCGCATCAGTCAAGGGAACTGCGACATGTTTCCCAGCCTTGCAGACTTTATCAATGATGCAGGCACGTCACACGATTTCTCATCCCTATTTCAATCAGCGTCTGAGCACCTGTcagcaatgagaaaacaatttgCGACGTACTTTAAAGAGGATTATCGCTCTTTTGCGTGGGTTCGAGATCCGTTTGTGTGCACAGCAAACGAGCTATCAATTGATATGCAGGAACAGCTTATTGAGCTGAAGAGTGACAGTAGACTGAAGGAACTCTTTAACTCCTGCCCTCTTTCGTCATTCTGGGCAGCATTGATGCAGGAATATCCTGAACTCTGTGACGTCGCTATGAAGATTCTCCTTCCTTTCGCGTCGACATATCTGTGTGAGGCAGGATTCTCAAAAATGACTGCACTCAAAACGAAATACCGCAATCGTGCACAAATCGAGGATGATCTGAGACTATGTTTATCAAACATTGAGCCAAGAATTGGGGATCTTTGCAAGGCAAAGCAGGCTCAGGTCTCGCATTAA